A single genomic interval of Mesotoga infera harbors:
- a CDS encoding NQR2 and RnfD family protein has protein sequence MAKRFFLKQPMMRKVIYALLPILVFAVGNFGWVVFSKIVLSIAVSVFAEWLFESKKGKPVSEAAIVTGFLIGLILPPAVPFWIVIVSSSFAIVFAKMAFGGFARNLYNPALVGRAFVYVSFPAAVQQSWTPAVQSWGQGFTRWISSDIITMATPANVIRDGGEVSAWRMIFGNIAGSSGETAKWLIAAAAVYLIMTKVASWKIIVSTLVSAFAMSGAIFIFDPSRMNPFHWMIGGSIMFGAVFMATDPISAPKKDAAKWIYGSMIGSLAVIIGTFSLFGAGLMFAVLIANTFASLLDYLVTQKKVKA, from the coding sequence ATGGCGAAGAGGTTTTTTCTTAAACAGCCAATGATGAGAAAGGTTATCTACGCTCTCCTTCCGATTTTAGTCTTCGCTGTTGGGAATTTCGGCTGGGTGGTGTTTTCCAAGATTGTTCTTTCGATAGCTGTCTCTGTTTTCGCTGAATGGCTATTCGAAAGCAAGAAGGGGAAGCCCGTAAGCGAGGCAGCTATTGTTACAGGGTTCCTAATTGGATTGATTCTCCCTCCGGCCGTTCCCTTCTGGATAGTTATAGTTTCAAGCTCCTTTGCAATAGTCTTCGCTAAGATGGCCTTTGGAGGGTTTGCCAGGAACCTTTACAACCCTGCATTAGTTGGCAGGGCCTTCGTTTATGTGAGTTTTCCTGCCGCCGTGCAGCAAAGCTGGACTCCGGCAGTTCAGAGCTGGGGGCAGGGTTTCACGCGCTGGATCAGCTCGGATATTATTACTATGGCCACCCCGGCCAATGTCATCAGGGACGGCGGAGAGGTTAGTGCATGGCGGATGATCTTCGGAAACATAGCCGGCTCTTCCGGTGAAACAGCAAAATGGTTGATTGCAGCCGCTGCGGTTTATCTGATCATGACGAAGGTTGCGTCCTGGAAAATTATCGTATCAACTCTCGTGTCTGCATTTGCTATGTCGGGCGCAATCTTCATTTTTGACCCTTCAAGAATGAACCCATTCCACTGGATGATCGGAGGGAGCATCATGTTTGGGGCCGTCTTCATGGCAACAGATCCGATCAGCGCGCCGAAGAAAGATGCAGCTAAATGGATCTACGGTTCTATGATCGGATCTCTTGCAGTCATAATTGGTACATTCTCATTGTTCGGAGCTGGTTTGATGTTCGCTGTCCTTATCGCAAACACATTTGCCTCACTTCTTGATTATTTAGTTACCCAGAAGAAGGTGAAGGCATGA
- a CDS encoding type II toxin-antitoxin system Phd/YefM family antitoxin → MSRLHELSFFSLAEAKTHFSKVVDDCERADIIITKNGLPKAVLMDYDKYVLLNRFLERVHDLYLMDAGDEAMDVEIKDLIVEVDDD, encoded by the coding sequence TTGTCAAGATTGCACGAGCTCTCATTTTTTTCACTGGCCGAAGCGAAAACACACTTTTCAAAGGTTGTTGACGATTGTGAGAGGGCCGATATTATTATAACAAAAAACGGGCTCCCAAAGGCTGTCTTGATGGACTATGACAAGTATGTGCTCCTCAACAGGTTCCTGGAAAGAGTCCACGATCTCTATTTGATGGACGCCGGGGATGAAGCGATGGATGTTGAGATAAAGGATCTTATTGTTGAAGTTGATGATGATTGA